Proteins encoded within one genomic window of Thioploca ingrica:
- a CDS encoding AFG1-like ATPase, which produces MTTLLKHYQTNLQRADFVADAVQESVVHRFQQLYDELIQADLTRVSYRNVFSKLLPSKLPKIRGFYLWGGVGRGKTYLVDNFYHYLPIKQKKRFHFHHFMRFIHHELKQLTHKRNPLLLLADQIAKQTRIIYLDEFHVADITDAMLLSGLLKALFDRQVILIMTSNIAPDDLYQNGLQRERFLPAIKLIKENTDIIHLDSGVDYRFRHLGKRKTYYYPLTNETHQQLLNQFEYLALEQRVKHGVLEINGRQIPTVRYTNQVVWFQFQALCNIPRAVADYIELAKRFSTIIISDIHGMNDMEEDKVLRLINLIDEFYEHKVKLIISATLLAEQLYTGQRQYFQFQRTLSRLQEMSSHLYWESPHST; this is translated from the coding sequence ATGACTACGCTTTTAAAACACTATCAAACTAATTTGCAGCGAGCTGATTTTGTTGCGGATGCGGTACAAGAATCAGTCGTACATCGGTTTCAACAACTTTATGACGAATTAATCCAAGCAGACTTAACTCGCGTTAGTTACCGAAATGTATTCTCTAAGCTGTTACCGTCTAAGTTACCTAAAATACGAGGTTTTTATTTATGGGGTGGCGTTGGCCGTGGCAAAACTTATCTCGTTGATAATTTTTATCATTATTTACCCATTAAACAAAAAAAACGTTTCCATTTCCATCATTTCATGCGTTTCATTCACCACGAATTGAAACAATTAACGCATAAACGGAATCCTTTGCTGTTGCTAGCCGATCAAATTGCCAAACAAACCCGAATAATTTATTTAGATGAATTTCATGTTGCTGATATTACTGATGCTATGTTATTGAGTGGTTTATTAAAAGCTCTGTTTGATCGGCAAGTGATTTTAATAATGACCTCAAACATCGCACCAGATGACTTGTATCAGAATGGATTACAGCGGGAACGTTTTTTACCGGCAATTAAGTTAATTAAGGAAAATACCGATATCATTCACTTAGACAGTGGTGTAGATTATCGTTTTCGCCATTTGGGAAAGCGTAAAACTTATTATTATCCGTTGACCAATGAAACTCATCAACAATTACTCAACCAATTTGAATACCTTGCGCTTGAGCAAAGAGTAAAGCACGGTGTTTTAGAGATTAATGGTCGTCAAATTCCAACGGTACGTTATACCAATCAGGTAGTCTGGTTTCAATTTCAAGCCCTATGCAATATTCCCAGAGCGGTTGCAGATTATATTGAATTAGCTAAACGTTTCAGCACAATAATTATTAGCGATATTCATGGGATGAATGATATGGAAGAAGATAAAGTACTGCGACTTATTAATTTAATTGATGAATTTTACGAACATAAAGTTAAGCTAATCATTTCAGCAACGCTTCTGGCTGAACAATTATATACCGGACAGCGGCAATATTTTCAATTTCAACGGACTTTAAGTCGCTTACAAGAAATGAGTTCTCATCTTTATTGGGAAAGTCCTCATTCAACCTAA
- a CDS encoding low molecular weight heat shock protein: protein MLTVYEPWRMLNQFHKELEQFLGHYGNQTPGDSAIATSTWMPAVDIKEEEQRFVIHVDVPGIDPKEVEVFMENGVLTIKGERQSESQPDSNNYKRVERVYGSFYRRFSLPDTADAEGISATGKNGVLEITIPKKAAAQPRRIEIKVS from the coding sequence ATGTTAACTGTATACGAACCCTGGAGAATGTTGAATCAATTCCATAAAGAATTGGAACAATTTTTAGGACATTATGGCAATCAGACTCCGGGTGACTCAGCCATAGCGACAAGTACTTGGATGCCCGCTGTGGATATCAAAGAAGAAGAACAACGTTTTGTGATTCATGTTGATGTTCCGGGTATTGATCCCAAAGAAGTGGAAGTTTTCATGGAAAATGGGGTACTTACCATTAAAGGGGAACGCCAATCAGAGAGTCAACCAGACAGCAATAACTACAAACGAGTGGAACGTGTCTATGGTTCTTTCTATCGCCGCTTTAGTTTGCCAGATACCGCCGATGCAGAAGGCATTTCCGCTACGGGTAAGAATGGTGTCCTCGAAATCACCATTCCCAAGAAAGCAGCGGCACAACCACGGCGAATCGAAATCAAAGTCAGTTGA
- a CDS encoding multi-sensor hybrid histidine kinase translates to MRSFYPAIFYISLKIKKFIFINPSKLPLRTVLIIAFVTQILAVVGLTGWISFRHGQQTLDDLATQLRHEITARIQQHLQARMAMPHFANQINIDAIRLGQLNLNHIRQLDHYFWTQIQRFKDVSYIAIATATGEYIGAQIRKDGSVIVEILDSQSAGYLETWETDKQGNRTKISSRRAHYDPRERPWYRAAVKAGKPIWSDIYVYFTGLSTGISANYPLYDDQGRLIAVASADFTLLDIGKFLQELKVGQHGQTFIIERSGLLVATSSSEKPFRFDASAQRTKQLQAIESSNRLTGATSHYLLAHFGDLTQIDKSYQLDFKVENQRQFLQVMPFQDQWRLDWLIIVVVPEADFMERIDASTYDTIRLVIVALTLAILIGIVMARWISEPLQHLNSAAKTLAQGKWHPIIELNRQDEVGQLAHSFNCMTQQLQEAFTQLEEKVIERTQALEAKNLELLSLNEQLIKLNQDKNDFLSIVAHDLKNPLSAIQGAALLIQSDYDELPKDQVVDFASMIAGTSHNMFELIKNLLEVNRIEAGKMKLSIRLVDILPILRRLVNDYQQRAKAKEIELIFEPTLIECPALVDTNSLQQVLDNLISNAIKYSPPSKCITIRLKQNASHVGCEIQDEGPGLSEEDKQKLFGKFTRLSAQPTANEHSTGLGLFIVKKLVDNMQGQVWCDSELGKGATFIVEFPTPLH, encoded by the coding sequence ATGAGAAGTTTCTACCCCGCTATTTTTTATATTTCATTGAAAATAAAAAAATTTATTTTTATTAACCCGAGTAAACTTCCGCTTAGAACTGTCCTGATTATTGCGTTTGTTACCCAAATTCTTGCAGTAGTTGGACTCACGGGTTGGATTTCTTTCCGCCATGGACAACAAACGCTTGATGATTTAGCAACACAATTACGTCATGAAATCACGGCTCGGATTCAACAGCATCTGCAAGCACGTATGGCAATGCCCCATTTTGCTAATCAAATTAATATTGATGCGATTCGTCTTGGGCAATTAAATTTAAACCACATCCGCCAGTTGGATCATTATTTTTGGACACAAATACAACGTTTTAAAGATGTGAGTTATATTGCCATCGCCACGGCTACCGGTGAATACATTGGTGCACAAATCCGTAAAGATGGTTCGGTTATTGTGGAGATTTTAGATAGTCAGTCAGCCGGTTATTTGGAAACTTGGGAAACGGATAAGCAAGGTAATCGGACTAAAATTTCCTCACGTCGCGCTCACTATGATCCCCGCGAACGACCTTGGTATCGCGCTGCTGTCAAAGCCGGTAAGCCAATTTGGAGTGATATTTATGTTTATTTTACCGGTTTGAGTACCGGTATTTCGGCTAATTATCCTCTGTATGATGACCAGGGTCGTCTCATCGCGGTAGCGAGTGCGGATTTTACTTTATTAGATATTGGTAAATTTTTACAAGAATTGAAAGTGGGTCAACATGGACAAACCTTTATTATAGAACGCTCGGGATTATTGGTGGCCACTTCTAGTTCAGAAAAACCGTTCCGCTTTGATGCCAGTGCTCAAAGAACTAAACAATTGCAAGCGATAGAAAGTAGCAATCGCTTAACGGGAGCAACCAGCCATTATTTATTAGCGCATTTTGGTGATTTGACTCAGATTGATAAGAGTTACCAACTCGATTTTAAAGTCGAAAATCAACGTCAATTTCTTCAAGTCATGCCTTTTCAAGATCAATGGAGATTAGATTGGTTAATTATCGTTGTTGTCCCCGAAGCTGATTTTATGGAACGGATTGATGCGAGCACTTACGACACTATTAGGTTGGTTATCGTGGCATTGACACTCGCGATTTTAATCGGTATCGTCATGGCTCGTTGGATATCTGAGCCACTCCAACATTTGAATAGTGCTGCTAAAACCTTAGCTCAAGGTAAATGGCATCCGATAATCGAATTGAATAGACAAGATGAGGTAGGACAACTCGCTCATTCTTTCAACTGTATGACTCAACAATTGCAAGAAGCATTTACTCAGTTGGAAGAAAAAGTAATTGAAAGAACTCAGGCACTTGAAGCTAAAAATTTGGAATTGCTTAGTTTGAATGAGCAGTTAATCAAATTGAATCAAGACAAAAATGATTTTTTAAGCATTGTCGCTCACGATCTCAAAAATCCTTTATCGGCTATTCAAGGTGCGGCTTTGCTTATTCAAAGTGATTATGATGAATTACCTAAAGATCAAGTTGTTGATTTTGCTAGTATGATTGCCGGAACTTCTCATAATATGTTTGAATTGATAAAAAATTTGTTAGAAGTTAATCGGATTGAAGCCGGTAAGATGAAACTTTCCATTCGTTTGGTTGATATTTTACCGATTTTACGGCGACTAGTTAATGATTATCAACAAAGGGCAAAAGCAAAAGAGATAGAATTAATTTTTGAACCGACCTTGATTGAATGTCCAGCCTTAGTTGACACCAACAGTTTACAACAAGTTTTAGACAATTTAATTTCTAATGCTATTAAATACTCACCACCCAGTAAATGTATTACGATTCGCTTAAAGCAAAATGCTTCCCATGTGGGTTGTGAAATCCAAGATGAAGGACCCGGGTTAAGTGAAGAAGATAAGCAAAAATTATTTGGTAAATTCACGCGACTCAGTGCTCAACCGACTGCCAATGAGCATTCAACCGGTTTAGGTTTATTCATCGTCAAAAAATTAGTTGATAACATGCAGGGTCAGGTTTGGTGCGACAGTGAGTTAGGTAAAGGTGCTACGTTTATTGTCGAATTTCCTACCCCACTTCATTAA
- a CDS encoding peptidylarginine deiminase yields the protein MGWPYRPESWSTDLVQVQASYVKVAQAIARFEPVKMIVPLEHAKLAEQLLGSTGIEIVTLPINDIWLRDTGPTFVINNHGQVAGIDWQFNAWGEARENLSDYQQDVLLAQHILDYLQLPRYAAPLVLEGGAIHTDGEGTVLVTEECLLNPNRNPHLTRVEIETLLQEYLGITQIIWLGQGLQDDETAGHIDNLASFARPGVVIALTSSDPQDSNYLALQDNLRRLRGATDAQGRQLEIIEIEQPARRDDQNGLRLSLSYLNFYLANGGIIVPTFNDPADPFAVTTLAKVFPNYQIVPIYALDLCYGGGNIHCITQQQPLP from the coding sequence ATGGGATGGCCATATCGTCCAGAAAGTTGGTCAACTGATCTGGTTCAAGTACAAGCAAGTTACGTTAAGGTAGCTCAAGCGATTGCTCGCTTTGAACCGGTAAAGATGATTGTCCCGCTTGAACACGCTAAATTGGCCGAGCAATTATTAGGTAGTACTGGGATTGAAATAGTCACTTTACCCATCAATGATATCTGGTTACGGGATACCGGGCCGACTTTTGTTATTAATAACCACGGTCAAGTCGCTGGGATTGATTGGCAATTTAATGCTTGGGGAGAAGCACGAGAAAATTTAAGCGATTATCAACAGGATGTTCTGTTAGCTCAGCACATTTTAGACTATTTACAGCTACCTCGTTATGCTGCACCCTTGGTTCTAGAGGGCGGTGCCATTCATACGGATGGTGAAGGCACCGTGTTAGTAACCGAAGAATGTTTACTCAATCCTAATCGGAATCCTCACTTAACCCGTGTTGAAATTGAAACGTTACTCCAAGAATATTTGGGCATTACTCAAATTATCTGGCTAGGTCAGGGATTACAAGATGATGAAACGGCTGGACATATCGATAATCTAGCGAGTTTTGCTCGTCCGGGTGTCGTCATCGCCCTGACGAGTTCTGATCCTCAAGATAGCAATTATTTAGCTTTGCAAGATAATCTACGCCGGTTGCGGGGTGCGACGGATGCTCAAGGTCGTCAATTAGAAATTATCGAAATAGAGCAACCTGCGCGTCGTGATGATCAGAACGGTTTGCGTCTCTCGCTTTCTTACCTTAACTTTTACTTGGCTAACGGGGGCATTATTGTACCAACCTTCAATGATCCCGCTGACCCATTCGCGGTGACTACCCTCGCTAAAGTTTTTCCAAATTATCAAATTGTGCCCATTTATGCCCTCGATCTCTGTTATGGCGGTGGTAATATTCATTGTATTACTCAACAACAACCACTGCCTTAG
- a CDS encoding restriction endonuclease, whose protein sequence is MSAMTATQLLEESAQSTYSPVVLLESISWQTYESLLQDLSETPGIRLTYIKGDLEISMAPLSLLHSESNALLDRFISILAEELNLDIYCLDAITLRRQDLQRGLEPDKGYYIQHEALIRTIKDRHQYLDLTQLPPPDLVVEIDITSHSLNKLSSYLTLGVPEVWRYDGKNLYIYQLSGEQYLTCTRSPTFAQLPLVNIIPQLMAQSYEQGQLAVLREFRRWVKTSA, encoded by the coding sequence ATGTCAGCCATGACCGCAACTCAATTGTTAGAAGAAAGTGCTCAATCAACTTATTCTCCCGTCGTCTTATTAGAGTCAATTTCCTGGCAAACCTATGAAAGTCTGTTACAGGATTTATCGGAAACCCCGGGAATACGTTTAACTTATATTAAGGGAGACTTGGAAATTAGTATGGCTCCACTATCATTACTGCATAGCGAATCAAATGCTTTGCTTGATCGCTTTATTTCAATATTAGCTGAAGAACTTAACCTCGATATTTATTGCTTAGATGCCATTACGTTACGTCGTCAGGATTTACAACGTGGTTTAGAGCCAGATAAAGGTTACTACATTCAGCATGAAGCATTGATTAGAACGATAAAAGATCGGCATCAATATCTTGATTTAACCCAACTACCTCCCCCAGATCTGGTAGTGGAAATTGATATAACCAGTCATTCCTTAAATAAATTGTCTTCTTATCTGACATTAGGTGTCCCCGAAGTTTGGCGTTATGATGGAAAAAATTTATATATTTATCAATTAAGTGGAGAACAATATCTGACTTGCACCCGTAGTCCAACTTTTGCCCAGTTGCCTTTGGTAAACATCATTCCTCAGTTGATGGCACAAAGTTACGAACAAGGGCAACTCGCCGTACTGCGGGAATTTCGCCGCTGGGTGAAAACATCAGCATAA
- a CDS encoding N-carbamoylputrescine amidase, translating to MTTVTVAAIQMACTWDLSANLDKAESLVRRAAQQDAQIILLPELFETPYFCKDQQEDYFKFAKPVQNNPLLTRFSALAADLKVVLPISFFERAHQAYYNSVMIIDADGRQLGLYRKTHIPDGPGYQEKFYFNPGDTGFKVWSTHYGVIGVGICWDQWFPESARAMALQGAELLFYPSTIGSEPQAPQQDSCEHWQRVMQGHAAANIMPLIASNRVGTEIGNSCELTFYGSAFIAGPTGEIMTIAGREEEIIITAEFDLEKIRALRTSWGIFRDRRPSQYRFLMTSDGHSGV from the coding sequence ATGACTACAGTCACTGTCGCTGCCATCCAAATGGCTTGTACTTGGGATCTTTCGGCTAATTTGGATAAAGCCGAATCGTTAGTCCGTCGTGCTGCCCAACAAGACGCGCAAATTATATTGCTGCCAGAACTCTTTGAAACGCCCTATTTTTGTAAAGATCAACAGGAAGATTATTTTAAATTCGCTAAACCCGTTCAAAATAATCCCCTGTTAACTCGTTTTAGTGCTTTAGCCGCTGATCTAAAAGTGGTTTTACCGATTAGCTTTTTTGAACGTGCTCATCAGGCTTATTACAATTCGGTAATGATTATCGATGCCGATGGGCGTCAATTAGGCCTTTACCGCAAAACACATATCCCGGATGGACCCGGTTATCAAGAAAAATTCTATTTTAATCCAGGTGATACTGGTTTTAAAGTTTGGTCAACCCATTATGGGGTGATCGGTGTTGGGATTTGTTGGGATCAATGGTTTCCTGAATCAGCACGGGCAATGGCTTTACAAGGTGCTGAATTGCTTTTTTATCCTTCAACCATTGGTTCCGAACCACAAGCACCTCAGCAAGATTCTTGCGAACATTGGCAACGGGTTATGCAAGGTCATGCTGCCGCTAATATCATGCCACTCATTGCTTCTAACCGGGTGGGTACCGAAATCGGTAATAGTTGTGAACTGACTTTTTATGGTTCTGCCTTTATTGCTGGGCCGACCGGTGAAATCATGACAATTGCTGGCCGAGAAGAAGAAATTATCATAACCGCTGAGTTTGATTTAGAAAAAATACGTGCCTTACGCACCAGTTGGGGCATTTTTCGAGATCGCCGTCCTAGCCAATATCGTTTTTTAATGACATCGGATGGGCATAGCGGCGTGTAG